The following proteins are encoded in a genomic region of Streptomyces collinus Tu 365:
- a CDS encoding ribose-phosphate diphosphokinase yields MRDIAVFSGSAHPDLAHEVCAHLGVPLSPTRVSRFANDCLEVQLQDNCRERDVFLIQPLVRPVQEHLVELLLMCDAARGASAGRITVVMPHYSYARSDKKDAPRISLGGRLVADLMVAAGASRVLAMTLHAPQVHGFFSVPVDHLHALHELAAHFRQYDLTRTTVVSPDLGNAKEAAAFARLIGAQVAAGAKQRFADDRVSISAVIGDVAGRDVIVLDDEIAKGSTVLELLERLRESGPRSIRVACTHGLFAGGALKRLGEQPDVLEIVCTNTVPVPEDEHTDKLRVLSIAPALAEAVRRIHNGESVSALFEEPRGA; encoded by the coding sequence GTGCGAGACATCGCCGTCTTCAGTGGCAGTGCTCATCCCGACCTGGCCCACGAGGTGTGCGCACACCTCGGCGTGCCGCTCAGCCCGACCCGGGTCAGCCGGTTCGCCAACGACTGCCTGGAGGTCCAGCTCCAGGACAACTGCCGGGAACGGGACGTCTTCCTGATCCAGCCGCTGGTCAGACCGGTGCAGGAGCACCTGGTCGAGCTGCTGCTGATGTGCGACGCGGCCCGCGGCGCCTCCGCCGGCCGGATCACCGTCGTGATGCCGCACTACTCCTACGCCCGGTCCGACAAGAAGGACGCGCCGCGCATCTCGCTCGGCGGACGGCTGGTCGCCGACCTGATGGTGGCGGCGGGCGCGAGCCGGGTCCTCGCCATGACCCTGCACGCGCCGCAGGTGCACGGCTTCTTCTCGGTGCCGGTCGACCATCTGCACGCCCTGCACGAACTGGCCGCGCACTTCCGGCAGTACGACCTGACGCGCACCACGGTCGTCTCCCCGGACCTCGGCAACGCCAAGGAGGCGGCCGCCTTCGCCCGGCTGATCGGCGCGCAGGTCGCGGCCGGCGCCAAACAGCGGTTCGCGGACGACCGGGTGAGCATCAGCGCGGTCATCGGCGACGTCGCAGGCCGGGACGTGATCGTGCTGGACGACGAGATCGCCAAGGGCAGCACCGTGCTCGAACTCCTGGAGCGGCTGCGGGAGTCGGGACCGCGCTCGATCCGGGTGGCGTGCACGCACGGGCTGTTCGCGGGCGGAGCCCTCAAACGGCTGGGCGAGCAGCCCGACGTGCTGGAGATCGTGTGCACCAACACGGTGCCGGTGCCGGAGGACGAGCACACCGACAAGCTGCGTGTGCTGTCCATCGCCCCGGCGCTGGCCGAGGCGGTGCGGCGGATCCACAACGGCGAGTCCGTCAGCGCCCTGTTCGAGGAACCGCGCGGCGCCTGA
- a CDS encoding anti-sigma factor antagonist: MQQEPPPPTRHLRVREDRGHTVLELRGEIDIAAATEIVPALDRATGQPGARVVIDLRSVEFFDCSGLRLLYRARGRVLERGGRLHLVCTHPLTLRVFRVTGLSRLLPPQPTVEAALARSEAASGSA, translated from the coding sequence GTGCAGCAGGAGCCCCCGCCGCCCACCCGGCACCTGCGCGTCCGCGAGGACCGCGGGCACACGGTGCTGGAGCTGCGCGGTGAGATCGACATCGCCGCGGCGACGGAGATCGTGCCCGCGCTCGACCGGGCCACCGGGCAACCCGGCGCACGCGTCGTGATCGACCTGCGGTCCGTCGAGTTCTTCGACTGCTCGGGGCTGCGCCTGCTGTACCGGGCCCGCGGCCGGGTGCTGGAGCGGGGCGGGCGGCTGCACCTGGTGTGCACCCACCCGCTGACCCTGCGCGTCTTCCGGGTCACCGGTCTGTCCCGGCTGCTGCCGCCGCAGCCGACCGTGGAGGCGGCGCTCGCCCGGTCGGAGGCCGCGTCCGGCTCGGCGTGA
- a CDS encoding TetR/AcrR family transcriptional regulator: MSRTEPADPRAARTRARLRAALLDECALRPLAEVGVAALVRRAGVGRATFYVHYDGLEALAVDACADVVRQAVDALHAWRGRPDPVVAPPALREFFTGLAPHAALYRSLLAPGGGGPLGRVLHRDLRARSLAERELAGAADAPLVASAVAATFAGVLADWLHGLLRAGPEEVADQVWQLLVALHRSR, translated from the coding sequence ATGAGCAGGACCGAGCCGGCGGACCCGCGTGCCGCGCGGACCCGCGCCCGGCTGCGGGCCGCCCTGCTCGACGAGTGCGCGCTGCGCCCGCTGGCGGAGGTCGGGGTGGCCGCGCTGGTGCGCCGGGCCGGGGTCGGCCGGGCCACCTTCTACGTGCACTACGACGGCCTGGAGGCGCTGGCGGTCGACGCCTGCGCGGACGTCGTGCGGCAGGCGGTGGACGCGCTGCACGCCTGGCGCGGGCGGCCCGACCCGGTCGTGGCTCCGCCCGCGCTGCGGGAGTTCTTCACCGGCCTCGCGCCGCACGCGGCCCTGTACCGGTCGCTGCTCGCGCCGGGCGGCGGCGGGCCGCTCGGCCGGGTGCTGCACCGGGACCTGCGGGCCCGCAGCCTCGCCGAGCGCGAACTGGCCGGCGCGGCGGACGCCCCGCTGGTCGCCTCGGCGGTGGCGGCGACCTTCGCGGGGGTGCTCGCGGACTGGCTGCACGGCCTGTTGCGGGCCGGTCCGGAGGAAGTGGCGGACCAGGTCTGGCAGTTGCTGGTCGCGCTGCACCGCAGCCGGTGA